The Engystomops pustulosus chromosome 1, aEngPut4.maternal, whole genome shotgun sequence genome has a window encoding:
- the LOC140132146 gene encoding annexin A1-like yields the protein MALMQAFLAQANFLADGGPPPCSADEAGPSLKATSGYNPAQDAANLEKAIKTKGVDEGIIIDILTKRTSNERQQIKAAYQQQTGKSLEDALKKALSSHLEEVVLGLMKTPAQFDAHCLKGAVKGLGTDENTLIEILVSRNNPELKEINKVYKEEFKKELAKDVASDTSGDFQKALLALIKGERNESTAVNEEQVDNDARALFEAGEKRKGTDVATFINILTSRSVPHLRQVFSRYCRYSKNDMAKALDLELKGDIENCLISLVKCITSKPGYFAEKFYLAMKGSGTKHKDLIRLLVSRSEIDLKEIKTHYKRLYSKSLRQAIMEEKLKGDYETIVLALCGPDN from the exons ATGGCTCTTATGCAAGCATTCCTTGCCCAAGCAAACTTTTTGGCAGATGGTGGACCTCCCCCATGTTCT GCAGATGAAGCTGGACCATCTCTCAAAGCAACTTCTGGATACAATCCAGCTCAAGATGCAGCAAATCTAGAAAAGGCCATAAAAACTAAAG GTGTTGATGAAGGCATCATCATTGATATCCTGACTAAAAGAACCAGCAATGAACGTCAACAAATCAAAGCTGCTTATCAGCAACAAACAGGCAAG TCTTTAGAGGATGCATTGAAAAAAGCCCTCTCAAGCCATCTGGAGGAGGTTGTGCTGGGCTTGATGAAGACCCCTGCCCAATTTGATGCCCATTGTTTGAAGGGTGCTGTCAAG GGTCTTGGAACAGATGAAAATACTCTCATTGAAATTCTGGTATCGCGTAACAATcctgagctcaaagaaatcaacAAGGTTTACAAAGAAG AATTCAAAAAGGAGCTTGCAAAAGATGTTGCCTCTGATACATCCGGCGACTTCCAGAAAGCTCTTCTTGCCCTTATCAAG GGTGAACGCAATGAAAGCACAGCTGTAAACGAAGAGCAGGTTGACAACGATGCAAGG GCATTATTTGAAGCAGGAGAAAAACGGAAAGGAACAGACGTGGCTACATTCATAAACATTCTAACTTCAAGGAGCGTTCCACATCTCCGTCAAG TGTTCTCAAGATATTGCAGATACAGCAAAAATGACATGGCTAAGGCTCTTGATCTGGAGTTGAAGGGAGATATTGAAAACTGTCTGATCTCACTTG TAAAATGCATAACAAGCAAGCCAGGTTATTTTGCTGAGAAATTCTACCTGGCAATGAAG GGCTCAGGAACCAAACATAAGGATTTAATAAGACTGCTGGTTTCCCGATCTGAAATTGACCTTAAAGAAATCAAAACTCACTATAAGAGGCTTTATAGCAAATCCCTGCGCCAGGCTATTATG gAAGAAAAGCTGAAAGGAGATTATGAGACAATCGTCTTGGCATTGTGTGGACCTGACAACTAA